One Ananas comosus cultivar F153 linkage group 1, ASM154086v1, whole genome shotgun sequence DNA window includes the following coding sequences:
- the LOC109713036 gene encoding phytanoyl-CoA dioxygenase 1 isoform X4, giving the protein MRDRMAELLDGFDGASSSVFSTKDHKQLKDDYFLDSAENISFFFEEKAFGEDGCLKQPKELSINKVGHALSELDPVFRKFSFSGKVCSMLFSLGYKRPVVIQSMYIFKENCKSEMVSILQVEVKQPGIGGEVVPHQDNSFLYTEPPSCTGLWLALEDATITNGCLWAIPGSHKNGLKRRLIRGENGVHFDRPSLSYDQKDFVPLEVKSGSLVVIHGNLVHQSFENQSPKSRHALSLHVVDTDGFKWVGDNWIRRKVALEPLYVY; this is encoded by the exons ATGAGGGATCGCATGGCGGAGCTCCTGGACGGCTTCGACGGCGCCTCCTCCAGCGTCTTCTCCACCAAAGATCAT AAACAGTTGAAGGATGATTACTTCTTGGATAGTGCAGAAAATATCTCGTTCTTCTTCGAAG AAAAAGCATTTGGAGAAGATGGATGCTTGAAACAGCCCAAGGAACTCTCAATTAATAAAGTTGGCCATG ctttaagtgaattggatCCAGTGTTCAGAAAGTTCTCCTTCTCAGGGAAAGTCTGTAGCATGCTTTTCTCATTAGGTTACAAGAGACCCGTGGTTATTCAATCGATGTACATATTTAAG GAAAACTGCAAATCAGAGATGGTAAGCATATTGCAGGTTGAAGTGAAG CAACCGGGCATTGGTGGAGAGGTAGTACCACACCAGGACAATTCGTTTTTGTACACTGAGCCTCCCTCATGCACAGGATTGTGGCTAGCACTGGAAGATGCAACAATAACTAATGGTTGCCTGTGGGCAATACCAGGATCTCACAAGA ATGGACTCAAGAGGCGTCTTATTAGAGGTGAAAATGGGGTTCACTTTGACCGTCCTTCACTATCCTATGATCAGAAGGATTTCGTGCCGCTAGAAGTGAAATCTGGGTCTTTAGTGGTTATACATGGCAACCTCGTGCATCAAAG TTTCGAAAACCAGTCTCCGAAATCTAGACATGCCTTGAGCTTGCATGTGGTAGATACTGATGGATTCAAGTGGGTCGGCGACAATTG GATCAGAAGGAAAGTAGCACTAGAGCCCCTCTATGTATATTGA
- the LOC109711503 gene encoding ent-copalyl diphosphate synthase 1, chloroplastic-like codes for MLEVEFKLNMVNGLLCSNTVTTPSTPTNRLLWRCGDGGVPYESFEVVYGTTAEGGGELARPGVAAAAKEKAAEEVRTGAGGRAEEGACGSGGQLEDGVDSIGDGVSHSNWLEESSKLDDEHNLLEVAGLDLWKMIHDVKATLGAINDGEITISAYDTAWVALIEKQDGGSGPQFPSSVRWIVDNRLHDGSWGDAAMFSAHDRMINTLACVVALKLWGVHLEKCERGLSFLRENMWRLAEEEAELMTVGFEIAFPSLIEMAKNLGLDLPYDDPALKDIYARRSLKLKRSRGLSEAVHEGIELDYSYQRENQI; via the exons ATGTTGGAAGTGGAGTTTAAGTTGAATATGGTGAATGGTTTActgtgttcaaacacggtgaccACCCCTTCTACTCCTACCAATAGGTTGCTGTGGAGGTGTGGTGATGGTGGGGTCCCCTACGAGAGCTTTGAGGTCGTGTATGGAACCACTGCGGAGGGAGGTGGAGAATTGGCGAGGCCGGGTGTGGCGGCGGCAGCGAAGGAGAAAGCGGCAGAGGAG GTGCGAACGGGTGCGGGCGGGCGAGCGGAGGAGGGCGCGTGTGGTAGCGGTGGTCAATTAG AGGATGGTGTTGATTCTATTGGTGATGGAGTTTCACATTCCAATTGGTTGGAGGAGAGTAGTAAATTGGATGATGAGCACAATCTACTTGAG GTCGCCGGCTTAGATTTATGGAAGATGATACATGACGTAAAGGCGACGTTGGGCGCGATCAATGATGGAGAGATAACCATTTCGGCATATGACACTGCATGGGTCGCATTAATAGAGAAACAAGACGGAGGTAGCGGCCCACAATTCCCGTCTAGCGTACGATGGATCGTCGATAACCGACTTCATGACGGCTCGTGGGGCGACGCTGCCATGTTCTCCGCCCATGACAGGATGATCAACACTCTGGCTTGTGTTGTCGCATTGAAGTTGTGGGGTGTTCACCTTGAAAAGTGCGAACGAG GATTATCATTTCTTCGCGAGAACATGTGGAGgttggcggaggaggaggcagaGCTTATGACTGTTGGCTTTGAGATTGCTTTCCCTTCCCTAATAGAGATGGCCAAAAACCTGGGCCTGGATCTTCCTTATGATGATCCAGCCTTGAAGGATATATATGCAAGGAGAAGTCTAAAGCTCAAGAG GTCAAGAGGATTGAGTGAAGCAGTGCATGAAGGTATTGAGTTGGATTATTCTTATCAGCGCGAAAATCAAATATGA
- the LOC109713036 gene encoding phytanoyl-CoA dioxygenase 1 isoform X5: MYAQILIGVKPRSGSLYKKHCTLTPTYVPQDVQRIEKAFGEDGCLKQPKELSINKVGHALSELDPVFRKFSFSGKVCSMLFSLGYKRPVVIQSMYIFKENCKSEMVSILQVEVKQPGIGGEVVPHQDNSFLYTEPPSCTGLWLALEDATITNGCLWAIPGSHKNGLKRRLIRGENGVHFDRPSLSYDQKDFVPLEVKSGSLVVIHGNLVHQSFENQSPKSRHALSLHVVDTDGFKWVGDNWIRRKVALEPLYVY; encoded by the exons ATGTATGCGCAGATATTAATAGGCGTAAAACCTAGAAGTGGATCATTATATAAAAAGCATTGCACCCTTACACCTACATATGTGCCTCAAGATGTGCAAAGGATAG AAAAAGCATTTGGAGAAGATGGATGCTTGAAACAGCCCAAGGAACTCTCAATTAATAAAGTTGGCCATG ctttaagtgaattggatCCAGTGTTCAGAAAGTTCTCCTTCTCAGGGAAAGTCTGTAGCATGCTTTTCTCATTAGGTTACAAGAGACCCGTGGTTATTCAATCGATGTACATATTTAAG GAAAACTGCAAATCAGAGATGGTAAGCATATTGCAGGTTGAAGTGAAG CAACCGGGCATTGGTGGAGAGGTAGTACCACACCAGGACAATTCGTTTTTGTACACTGAGCCTCCCTCATGCACAGGATTGTGGCTAGCACTGGAAGATGCAACAATAACTAATGGTTGCCTGTGGGCAATACCAGGATCTCACAAGA ATGGACTCAAGAGGCGTCTTATTAGAGGTGAAAATGGGGTTCACTTTGACCGTCCTTCACTATCCTATGATCAGAAGGATTTCGTGCCGCTAGAAGTGAAATCTGGGTCTTTAGTGGTTATACATGGCAACCTCGTGCATCAAAG TTTCGAAAACCAGTCTCCGAAATCTAGACATGCCTTGAGCTTGCATGTGGTAGATACTGATGGATTCAAGTGGGTCGGCGACAATTG GATCAGAAGGAAAGTAGCACTAGAGCCCCTCTATGTATATTGA
- the LOC109713036 gene encoding phytanoyl-CoA dioxygenase 1 isoform X2, which translates to MAVVGSLSAEQLRSFESDGFLVLESFSSEEEVKEMRDRMAELLDGFDGASSSVFSTKDHKQLKDDYFLDSAENISFFFEEKAFGEDGCLKQPKELSINKVGHALSELDPVFRKFSFSGKVCSMLFSLGYKRPVVIQSMYIFKENCKSEMQPGIGGEVVPHQDNSFLYTEPPSCTGLWLALEDATITNGCLWAIPGSHKNGLKRRLIRGENGVHFDRPSLSYDQKDFVPLEVKSGSLVVIHGNLVHQSFENQSPKSRHALSLHVVDTDGFKWVGDNWIRRKVALEPLYVY; encoded by the exons ATGGCCGTCGTCGGCAGTTTGAGCGCCGAGCAACTCCGCTCCTTCGAATCCGACG GGTTTCTGGTGCTTGAATCGTTCTCGAGCGAGGAGGAGGTGAAAGAGATGAGGGATCGCATGGCGGAGCTCCTGGACGGCTTCGACGGCGCCTCCTCCAGCGTCTTCTCCACCAAAGATCAT AAACAGTTGAAGGATGATTACTTCTTGGATAGTGCAGAAAATATCTCGTTCTTCTTCGAAG AAAAAGCATTTGGAGAAGATGGATGCTTGAAACAGCCCAAGGAACTCTCAATTAATAAAGTTGGCCATG ctttaagtgaattggatCCAGTGTTCAGAAAGTTCTCCTTCTCAGGGAAAGTCTGTAGCATGCTTTTCTCATTAGGTTACAAGAGACCCGTGGTTATTCAATCGATGTACATATTTAAG GAAAACTGCAAATCAGAGATG CAACCGGGCATTGGTGGAGAGGTAGTACCACACCAGGACAATTCGTTTTTGTACACTGAGCCTCCCTCATGCACAGGATTGTGGCTAGCACTGGAAGATGCAACAATAACTAATGGTTGCCTGTGGGCAATACCAGGATCTCACAAGA ATGGACTCAAGAGGCGTCTTATTAGAGGTGAAAATGGGGTTCACTTTGACCGTCCTTCACTATCCTATGATCAGAAGGATTTCGTGCCGCTAGAAGTGAAATCTGGGTCTTTAGTGGTTATACATGGCAACCTCGTGCATCAAAG TTTCGAAAACCAGTCTCCGAAATCTAGACATGCCTTGAGCTTGCATGTGGTAGATACTGATGGATTCAAGTGGGTCGGCGACAATTG GATCAGAAGGAAAGTAGCACTAGAGCCCCTCTATGTATATTGA
- the LOC109713036 gene encoding phytanoyl-CoA dioxygenase 1 isoform X3: MAVVGSLSAEQLRSFESDGFLVLESFSSEEEVKEMRDRMAELLDGFDGASSSVFSTKDHKQLKDDYFLDSAENISFFFEEKAFGEDGCLKQPKELSINKVGHALSELDPVFRKFSFSGKVCSMLFSLGYKRPVVIQSMYIFKQPGIGGEVVPHQDNSFLYTEPPSCTGLWLALEDATITNGCLWAIPGSHKNGLKRRLIRGENGVHFDRPSLSYDQKDFVPLEVKSGSLVVIHGNLVHQSFENQSPKSRHALSLHVVDTDGFKWVGDNWIRRKVALEPLYVY; this comes from the exons ATGGCCGTCGTCGGCAGTTTGAGCGCCGAGCAACTCCGCTCCTTCGAATCCGACG GGTTTCTGGTGCTTGAATCGTTCTCGAGCGAGGAGGAGGTGAAAGAGATGAGGGATCGCATGGCGGAGCTCCTGGACGGCTTCGACGGCGCCTCCTCCAGCGTCTTCTCCACCAAAGATCAT AAACAGTTGAAGGATGATTACTTCTTGGATAGTGCAGAAAATATCTCGTTCTTCTTCGAAG AAAAAGCATTTGGAGAAGATGGATGCTTGAAACAGCCCAAGGAACTCTCAATTAATAAAGTTGGCCATG ctttaagtgaattggatCCAGTGTTCAGAAAGTTCTCCTTCTCAGGGAAAGTCTGTAGCATGCTTTTCTCATTAGGTTACAAGAGACCCGTGGTTATTCAATCGATGTACATATTTAAG CAACCGGGCATTGGTGGAGAGGTAGTACCACACCAGGACAATTCGTTTTTGTACACTGAGCCTCCCTCATGCACAGGATTGTGGCTAGCACTGGAAGATGCAACAATAACTAATGGTTGCCTGTGGGCAATACCAGGATCTCACAAGA ATGGACTCAAGAGGCGTCTTATTAGAGGTGAAAATGGGGTTCACTTTGACCGTCCTTCACTATCCTATGATCAGAAGGATTTCGTGCCGCTAGAAGTGAAATCTGGGTCTTTAGTGGTTATACATGGCAACCTCGTGCATCAAAG TTTCGAAAACCAGTCTCCGAAATCTAGACATGCCTTGAGCTTGCATGTGGTAGATACTGATGGATTCAAGTGGGTCGGCGACAATTG GATCAGAAGGAAAGTAGCACTAGAGCCCCTCTATGTATATTGA
- the LOC109713036 gene encoding phytanoyl-CoA dioxygenase 1 isoform X1, which produces MAVVGSLSAEQLRSFESDGFLVLESFSSEEEVKEMRDRMAELLDGFDGASSSVFSTKDHKQLKDDYFLDSAENISFFFEEKAFGEDGCLKQPKELSINKVGHALSELDPVFRKFSFSGKVCSMLFSLGYKRPVVIQSMYIFKENCKSEMVSILQVEVKQPGIGGEVVPHQDNSFLYTEPPSCTGLWLALEDATITNGCLWAIPGSHKNGLKRRLIRGENGVHFDRPSLSYDQKDFVPLEVKSGSLVVIHGNLVHQSFENQSPKSRHALSLHVVDTDGFKWVGDNWIRRKVALEPLYVY; this is translated from the exons ATGGCCGTCGTCGGCAGTTTGAGCGCCGAGCAACTCCGCTCCTTCGAATCCGACG GGTTTCTGGTGCTTGAATCGTTCTCGAGCGAGGAGGAGGTGAAAGAGATGAGGGATCGCATGGCGGAGCTCCTGGACGGCTTCGACGGCGCCTCCTCCAGCGTCTTCTCCACCAAAGATCAT AAACAGTTGAAGGATGATTACTTCTTGGATAGTGCAGAAAATATCTCGTTCTTCTTCGAAG AAAAAGCATTTGGAGAAGATGGATGCTTGAAACAGCCCAAGGAACTCTCAATTAATAAAGTTGGCCATG ctttaagtgaattggatCCAGTGTTCAGAAAGTTCTCCTTCTCAGGGAAAGTCTGTAGCATGCTTTTCTCATTAGGTTACAAGAGACCCGTGGTTATTCAATCGATGTACATATTTAAG GAAAACTGCAAATCAGAGATGGTAAGCATATTGCAGGTTGAAGTGAAG CAACCGGGCATTGGTGGAGAGGTAGTACCACACCAGGACAATTCGTTTTTGTACACTGAGCCTCCCTCATGCACAGGATTGTGGCTAGCACTGGAAGATGCAACAATAACTAATGGTTGCCTGTGGGCAATACCAGGATCTCACAAGA ATGGACTCAAGAGGCGTCTTATTAGAGGTGAAAATGGGGTTCACTTTGACCGTCCTTCACTATCCTATGATCAGAAGGATTTCGTGCCGCTAGAAGTGAAATCTGGGTCTTTAGTGGTTATACATGGCAACCTCGTGCATCAAAG TTTCGAAAACCAGTCTCCGAAATCTAGACATGCCTTGAGCTTGCATGTGGTAGATACTGATGGATTCAAGTGGGTCGGCGACAATTG GATCAGAAGGAAAGTAGCACTAGAGCCCCTCTATGTATATTGA